In the genome of Deltaproteobacteria bacterium HGW-Deltaproteobacteria-18, one region contains:
- a CDS encoding 50S ribosomal protein L27, which translates to MAHKKAGGSSRNGRDSAGQRLGVKKFGGQTVLAGNILVRQHGTKVHPGVNVGVGKDFTLFALIDGVVKFEKYTRKNKVKTRVNIVPAV; encoded by the coding sequence ATGGCTCATAAAAAAGCAGGTGGTAGTTCACGCAACGGTCGCGACAGTGCCGGTCAGCGACTTGGCGTGAAAAAGTTCGGTGGCCAGACGGTTTTGGCGGGCAACATTCTTGTGCGTCAGCATGGCACCAAGGTTCATCCCGGCGTTAACGTTGGCGTGGGCAAGGATTTCACTCTTTTCGCACTGATCGACGGAGTCGTGAAGTTTGAAAAGTATACCCGCAAGAACAAGGTCAAGACCAGGGTCAATATCGTTCCTGCTGTCTAG
- the rplU gene encoding 50S ribosomal protein L21: protein MFAIVETGGKQFRVEEGRSLKVAKLDVQAGSELTLDKILLVGTGADVKIGQPFVDGAAVQCEVVEHGRDKKIIIFKKKRRKDYRRTQGHRQDYTTLKVKSIQA, encoded by the coding sequence ATGTTTGCAATCGTGGAAACGGGCGGAAAGCAGTTTCGTGTGGAAGAAGGCCGCAGTCTGAAGGTAGCCAAGCTTGACGTGCAGGCCGGTTCAGAGCTCACTCTGGACAAGATCCTGCTTGTCGGAACAGGCGCCGACGTCAAGATCGGCCAGCCATTCGTCGACGGCGCAGCCGTACAGTGCGAAGTGGTTGAGCATGGTCGTGACAAGAAGATCATCATTTTCAAAAAGAAACGCCGCAAGGATTATCGTAGAACCCAGGGTCACCGTCAGGATTATACAACCCTGAAAGTGAAATCCATTCAGGCCTAG
- a CDS encoding amidophosphoribosyltransferase produces the protein MVGARLARGLAAVLHVAGRRCQFCAAVLEHATDFPLCPDCRELLAPRVGGYCPDCGTCYQDSATPAYSCLSCRLGKPPWSGVAFHGPYSGALRDLIHQHKFNHDHGLGLLLGDLVRQAWGRHCLPCPDCIVPVPMLPARVLDRGFNQSVELARMLGKVIGLAPLLSGLRKTRDTRAQSSLGRAERHRNVAGAFEAATNLSGQHVLLVDDVMTTGATLTACAKACLAAKARRVDIFFLGRAV, from the coding sequence ATGGTAGGGGCGAGGCTTGCGCGCGGGCTTGCCGCCGTGTTGCATGTGGCCGGTCGACGCTGTCAATTTTGTGCGGCTGTGCTCGAACACGCGACCGACTTTCCTCTTTGCCCGGATTGCCGGGAGCTCCTTGCCCCTCGCGTCGGTGGCTATTGCCCCGACTGCGGAACCTGCTACCAAGACTCCGCAACCCCTGCATATTCCTGTCTGAGCTGCCGCCTGGGCAAGCCCCCATGGTCGGGCGTGGCTTTTCATGGGCCCTACTCCGGGGCGCTGCGCGATCTCATTCACCAGCACAAGTTCAACCATGACCACGGCCTGGGGCTGCTGCTGGGCGACCTCGTCCGTCAGGCCTGGGGCAGGCACTGTCTGCCCTGCCCCGATTGTATCGTTCCCGTGCCAATGCTGCCCGCAAGAGTGCTCGATCGCGGCTTCAATCAGAGCGTGGAACTGGCGCGCATGCTTGGCAAGGTCATCGGCCTTGCCCCTCTTCTTTCTGGTTTGCGCAAGACCCGGGATACCAGGGCCCAGTCAAGTCTGGGCCGGGCCGAGCGGCATCGCAACGTCGCGGGCGCTTTCGAGGCGGCCACCAATTTGTCCGGACAGCATGTTCTGCTGGTCGATGACGTCATGACCACTGGCGCGACCCTGACGGCCTGCGCAAAGGCCTGTCTTGCCGCCAAAGCGCGGCGCGTGGACATTTTTTTTCTGGGCAGGGCGGTATGA
- a CDS encoding flavodoxin family protein — protein MNEPLIMSMSPRAGGNSDHAAALFARSLARPSRPVFLRDHRMEPCTGCGFCSEDGLCRIGADGAEELFSRLDHASGLVLTAPVYFYHLPSQAKAWIDRSQSRYMARQNGLRTPGAERRAYIVLVAGRTRGENLFTGIMPTLRYFLRIFDFRIEQALFLRGLDGADDFSRDSAAVDAVRDLAGSSGW, from the coding sequence ATGAACGAACCCCTGATCATGTCCATGAGCCCCCGGGCGGGCGGAAACAGCGATCATGCCGCCGCTCTTTTCGCGCGTAGCCTCGCCAGGCCTTCCCGTCCCGTTTTTTTGCGCGATCACCGGATGGAGCCCTGCACTGGATGCGGGTTCTGCTCCGAAGACGGCCTGTGCAGGATTGGCGCGGACGGGGCGGAAGAGCTTTTTTCGCGGCTTGACCATGCCTCCGGACTGGTCCTGACCGCACCTGTCTATTTCTATCATCTGCCAAGTCAGGCCAAGGCCTGGATCGACCGTTCCCAGTCCAGATACATGGCCAGGCAAAACGGTCTGCGGACGCCGGGGGCCGAACGCCGGGCCTACATCGTGTTGGTGGCGGGGCGGACGCGTGGTGAAAACCTTTTCACGGGCATCATGCCGACTTTGCGTTATTTCCTGCGGATTTTTGATTTTCGCATCGAACAGGCACTTTTTCTGCGCGGTCTGGACGGCGCAGATGATTTTTCGCGGGATAGTGCGGCCGTGGACGCCGTGCGTGACTTGGCCGGGAGCAGCGGATGGTAG
- a CDS encoding MBL fold metallo-hydrolase, whose protein sequence is MLKVTVMPLGPLDTNCYVVHSDREAVVIDPGGEAQEILSFLASEKVSLAAILNTHLHFDHIQGNADLVTASGLPVMASAKDGFLLETELGGGGMMGFPRTPSFSFTPLEEGELPLLGTTCRVLATPGHSPGSLSFYFAELGAVFVGDLLFYRSVGRTDFPGSSERELLRSVRASIFTLPEETVVYPGHGPETTVGQEKLNNPFFTEFTR, encoded by the coding sequence ATGCTCAAAGTTACCGTCATGCCGCTTGGACCGCTGGATACCAACTGCTACGTCGTGCACTCGGACCGTGAGGCCGTGGTCATCGACCCGGGCGGAGAGGCGCAGGAGATCCTGTCTTTTCTTGCTTCCGAAAAGGTGAGTCTGGCCGCGATCCTGAACACGCACCTGCATTTCGATCATATTCAGGGCAACGCGGACCTGGTCACGGCCTCAGGACTTCCGGTCATGGCCAGCGCCAAGGATGGATTTCTCCTTGAAACCGAACTTGGAGGCGGTGGAATGATGGGCTTCCCGCGCACGCCGTCCTTTTCGTTCACACCACTGGAGGAGGGCGAATTGCCTCTGCTCGGCACGACATGCCGGGTGCTGGCCACCCCCGGCCACAGCCCGGGCAGTCTGTCCTTTTATTTCGCGGAACTGGGGGCTGTTTTCGTCGGCGATCTGCTTTTCTACCGATCAGTCGGGCGCACCGATTTTCCCGGAAGCTCGGAGCGGGAGCTGCTCCGCTCAGTGCGTGCCAGCATTTTCACCCTGCCCGAAGAGACTGTGGTGTATCCCGGTCATGGACCCGAAACCACGGTCGGCCAGGAAAAGCTCAACAATCCGTTTTTTACCGAATTCACCCGTTAG